One Solanum stenotomum isolate F172 unplaced genomic scaffold, ASM1918654v1 scaffold10331, whole genome shotgun sequence genomic region harbors:
- the LOC125849778 gene encoding uncharacterized protein LOC125849778: protein VFGSAGVIGNPMGFARSMGLGLKDFLSAPVQSVFQTRAGFIKGMAQGTSSLLSNTVYALSDAATQFSKAAHKGIVAFTFDDQAVGNMERHQKGISSHSKGVINEFFEGLTGLLQSPIKGAERHGLPGVLSGIALGVTGLVARPAASILDITGKTAQSIRNRSKLHNLGSHRFRVRLPRHLNRELPLRPYSWEEAIGVSVLREAEDHVKLKDETLVVCKALRHDGKFVILTERLILIVSCPSIVKYRMPEFQGVPANPEWLVETEIGMDSVIHADNDDDEVHIVGSSSDALLRQNHISHKRSWGPKGKRWNNNPRTSLPLLQTNLVFTSKDEAEDFLQVLLSTIDKAKEKGRSSVHLLHQSSLRQL, encoded by the exons ACTCGTGCAGGTTTTATTAAAGGCATGGCACAAGGGACCTCTAGTCTTTTGAGTAACACCGTCTATGCCTTAAGTGATGCTGCCACCCAATTCAGCAAAGCTGCACACAAG GGTATCGTGGCATTTACTTTTGATGATCAGGCTGTCGGAAATATGGAAAGACACCAGAAGGGAATATCATCCCATAGCAAAGGGGTGATAaatgaattttttgag GGTCTGACTGGTCTATTGCAATCACCTATTAAAGGGGCAGAGAGACATGGCCTTCCAGGAGTACTCTCAG GTATAGCTCTTGGAGTGACTGGACTGGTGGCAAGACCAGCAGCCAGTATCCTTGATATCACCGGCAAAACTGCACAAAGCATCAGAAATCGAAGCAAACTGCATAATCTGGGATCTCATCGCTTTAGGGTCCGATTGCCAAGGCATTTAAACAGAGAACTTCCTTTACGGCCATATTCTTGGGAAGAAGCAATTGGAGTATCTGTACTTAGAGAGGCTGAAGACCATGTTAAGCTCAAAGACGAAACATTAGTAGTGTGTAAAGCTCTTAGACATGATGGGAAGTTTGTTATCCTCACTGAGAGACTTATATTAATCGTGTCTTGCCCCAGTATAGTAAAATACAGAATGCCCGAGTTTCAAGGAGTGCCTGCTAACCCAGAATGGTTGGTGGAAACAGAAATCGGGATGGATAGTGTAATTCATGCCGATAACGACGACGATGAGGTACATATTGTGGGAAGTAGCTCAGACGCATTGTTAAGGCAGAACCATATCTCACATAAAAGAAGCTGGGGACCAAAGGGAAAGAGATGGAACAACAATCCTCGCACATCGCTTCCGCTACTCCAGACTAATTTGGTTTTCACATCAAAAGATGAAGCAGAAGACTTCCTGCAGGTACTTCTATCTACAATTgacaaagcaaaagaaaaaggtcGGAGCTCTgtgcatcttcttcatcaaagtAGTCTCAGACAACTATAG